The following are encoded in a window of Brevibacillus ruminantium genomic DNA:
- a CDS encoding YidC/Oxa1 family membrane protein insertase: protein MYTFVQPVIDLLASILQVLFHFVQDWGIAIILLTLFVRGLLFPLSLRTARQTMRQALIRPELKLIQERHKEDQAKAMEETMKLYQRAGIKPLSMFTTSILQMPIFMAMYGLFLSHGASMSSSFIPWVASFAQVDQWHILPALAAGLTFVTSLIPLTSEMVTDAPLFPRIASSLVMVVVFLLILWKAPVALGLYWTSGSLFGLLERGFYRSPLGKKILLRGRPELITSRE, encoded by the coding sequence ATGTATACCTTTGTACAACCTGTTATTGATCTGTTGGCGTCAATTCTTCAAGTTTTGTTTCACTTCGTACAGGATTGGGGAATCGCGATCATTCTCTTGACGCTGTTTGTGAGAGGTTTGCTTTTTCCGCTCAGCTTGCGAACAGCCCGTCAAACGATGCGGCAGGCTCTCATTCGACCCGAGCTGAAGCTGATTCAGGAACGGCATAAAGAGGATCAGGCAAAGGCGATGGAAGAGACGATGAAGCTGTATCAGCGGGCGGGGATTAAACCGCTTTCGATGTTTACTACATCCATTCTGCAAATGCCGATTTTCATGGCGATGTACGGTTTGTTTTTGTCTCATGGCGCTTCCATGTCTTCGTCTTTTATTCCCTGGGTCGCTTCCTTTGCCCAGGTTGATCAGTGGCATATCCTGCCAGCATTGGCTGCGGGACTCACTTTTGTCACCAGCCTGATCCCGTTGACCAGTGAGATGGTCACGGATGCTCCTCTGTTTCCGCGCATAGCCAGCTCGCTAGTGATGGTTGTCGTCTTTCTTCTGATTCTCTGGAAGGCGCCTGTTGCACTGGGGCTGTACTGGACAAGTGGCTCCCTCTTCGGCTTGCTGGAGCGCGGTTTCTATCGCTCTCCTCTGGGGAAAAAGATTTTGCTTCGTGGACGGCCGGAATTGATCACGAGCCGAGAATAA
- a CDS encoding phage tail sheath family protein: MAYKHGVRFSEVPTSVVSPVRVAAGLPVVIGTAPVHLAQTQEFVNKPFLAYTYEEAVKALGYAAEWSKYTLCEFMKSHFQLFNVAPIVFINVLDPQKHKKEQTDVELSLFQGTAKLEQDGVLLDKLVVKTASEGEVLQKNIDYTAAFDEAGHVIISRLAEGVIPAGQASLIVSYTHLDPAKVTAQDIIGGVNVQTGKSSGLELVNQVFPLFRLIPGQILAPGWSHDPVVAAVMKAKAGNINGLFKAISVVDVDSSEAGADHYTGVPAWKNDNSFTDALQVACWPKVPLGEEVYHLSTQFAGVLCKVDSQNDDIPYVSPSNKNLQANGAVNAKGDEITLGPDQAAYLNGEGIVTALNLVGGWKLWGNRTAAYPAVTDVKDSFIPVRRMFNWIGNTVIMTYWQFVDAPTNRRMIDTVVDSVNIWLNGLAARGAILGGRVEFRQEDNAQTDLLNGMVRFRLFVTPPVPAEDIEFQLEFDVNYLSALFAA; the protein is encoded by the coding sequence ATGGCATACAAACACGGAGTACGTTTTTCAGAAGTTCCCACGTCAGTAGTATCACCCGTCCGGGTAGCGGCCGGTCTGCCGGTTGTGATCGGGACAGCACCTGTTCATCTAGCGCAGACGCAGGAGTTTGTGAACAAACCCTTCCTTGCCTACACCTATGAAGAGGCAGTAAAAGCGCTGGGGTACGCGGCAGAATGGAGCAAATACACCTTGTGCGAATTTATGAAATCGCACTTCCAGTTGTTCAATGTGGCTCCGATCGTCTTCATCAACGTTCTCGACCCGCAGAAACACAAAAAAGAGCAAACAGACGTCGAGCTTTCTCTTTTCCAAGGAACAGCGAAGCTAGAACAGGACGGGGTATTACTGGACAAGCTCGTGGTCAAGACAGCCTCAGAGGGAGAAGTCCTGCAAAAAAATATCGATTATACGGCTGCATTTGATGAGGCAGGCCATGTGATCATCAGCCGACTGGCTGAAGGAGTGATTCCGGCTGGACAAGCTTCGCTGATCGTTTCCTACACGCACCTCGACCCGGCGAAGGTAACCGCTCAGGATATCATCGGCGGAGTCAATGTACAGACAGGCAAAAGCAGCGGGCTGGAGCTGGTGAACCAAGTGTTCCCGCTGTTCCGCCTCATCCCGGGACAAATTCTCGCGCCAGGCTGGAGCCATGATCCTGTCGTGGCCGCCGTGATGAAGGCAAAGGCAGGCAATATCAATGGCTTGTTTAAAGCCATCTCGGTAGTGGATGTGGATTCTTCGGAGGCGGGAGCCGATCATTATACGGGCGTCCCTGCATGGAAAAATGACAACAGCTTTACGGACGCCTTGCAGGTTGCTTGCTGGCCAAAAGTGCCGCTCGGTGAGGAGGTCTATCATCTGTCCACACAGTTTGCCGGCGTTCTGTGCAAAGTGGACAGCCAAAACGATGATATCCCATACGTCAGTCCGTCCAACAAGAATTTGCAAGCAAACGGGGCGGTCAATGCCAAGGGAGACGAAATCACGCTCGGCCCTGACCAAGCTGCCTATCTGAACGGAGAAGGCATCGTAACCGCGCTGAATCTGGTTGGAGGCTGGAAGCTGTGGGGGAATCGCACCGCGGCCTATCCGGCCGTTACCGATGTCAAAGACAGCTTTATTCCGGTCCGTCGTATGTTCAACTGGATTGGCAATACAGTGATCATGACCTACTGGCAGTTTGTGGATGCTCCTACCAACCGCCGGATGATTGACACCGTTGTCGACTCGGTCAATATTTGGCTGAATGGACTGGCTGCTCGCGGTGCCATTTTGGGCGGACGTGTGGAATTCCGCCAGGAGGACAATGCTCAGACCGACCTCTTGAATGGCATGGTGCGCTTCCGTCTGTTCGTCACTCCGCCGGTACCGGCAGAAGATATTGAATTCCAACTCGAGTTTGACGTCAACTACCTGAGCGCCCTGTTTGCGGCGTAA
- a CDS encoding phage major tail tube protein, whose protein sequence is MAVNTVPERLINFRVYVDGSNDLKGVADIQLPSFESMTETVSGAGIAGEYESPTIGHFQSMKLTLNWRTVTKDMISLLRQKAQRFDCRGAFQVYDAASGQYKTQAVRVVVQGPPTKVEPGKLEANGSTDGVTEIEVLYLKLDIDGKNQVEIDKLNYITVIDGVDYLADVRQALGL, encoded by the coding sequence ATGGCAGTAAACACAGTTCCAGAAAGATTGATTAATTTCCGCGTATATGTAGATGGTTCAAATGATCTGAAAGGGGTAGCTGATATTCAGCTGCCTTCTTTTGAATCGATGACAGAGACAGTAAGCGGTGCAGGAATCGCCGGCGAGTACGAGTCTCCGACCATTGGCCATTTTCAAAGCATGAAGCTGACCTTGAACTGGCGCACGGTTACCAAGGATATGATCAGCCTTCTGCGCCAGAAGGCACAGCGCTTTGATTGCCGCGGTGCGTTTCAAGTGTACGATGCCGCATCTGGCCAATACAAAACACAGGCTGTCCGGGTCGTGGTGCAGGGGCCGCCGACAAAGGTAGAGCCAGGCAAGCTGGAAGCAAATGGATCGACGGATGGCGTCACCGAAATCGAGGTCTTGTACCTGAAGCTGGATATCGACGGGAAAAACCAGGTGGAGATCGACAAGCTCAACTACATCACGGTCATCGATGGCGTAGACTACCTGGCAGATGTGCGCCAAGCCCTTGGACTGTAA
- a CDS encoding phage tail assembly protein, with amino-acid sequence MEIKLSKPLLRDGQTVETLKLDMNELKGADLVQAEREARLRGDISTDPLFSSEGLSIVAAKVSGVLPEDIQQLAAPDFLMVMNTVKNFLYGWVLPTNSPSET; translated from the coding sequence ATGGAAATCAAATTGAGCAAACCGCTGCTCAGGGATGGGCAAACGGTCGAAACCTTGAAACTGGACATGAATGAGCTGAAAGGCGCCGATTTGGTGCAGGCGGAGCGGGAAGCAAGACTGCGTGGGGACATCAGCACCGACCCCCTGTTTTCTTCCGAGGGGCTGTCTATCGTGGCGGCCAAAGTATCGGGTGTGCTGCCCGAAGATATTCAGCAGCTCGCTGCGCCTGATTTTCTGATGGTGATGAATACGGTGAAGAATTTTTTGTACGGATGGGTTTTGCCGACAAACAGTCCGTCCGAAACTTGA